The Vicia villosa cultivar HV-30 ecotype Madison, WI linkage group LG1, Vvil1.0, whole genome shotgun sequence genome includes a region encoding these proteins:
- the LOC131645160 gene encoding ATP-dependent DNA helicase Q-like 4A: MRRVSSTFPSSPFFKSLKSPIECVVVVRIQIMQQSNSRNGVQIPQLNWLQHANAHRNFSSQAKFLTSNFLFSLPTNKPVDGSGNSRFILRQSQNIPSSQRTQADKAWLALPSLQISSKNYVQPGKHVKVTSQFHNDRTTTSLQGNYENDKINRSNVTTTPTVINHTARVVDSSVNNHAKYTSQPKESTKFVADNINIDDDDILESIDVDQIVEKYQSSCTPQPPMSKFPSIVPTPDKDNFARQGDTFMPPELCLDCIHGHKLGLCPEAASHLQEFKDNLIAISNELLDNVENLSSVQIEKLRQDRSQLNKQIQQLEKYIHSSNLEEERQKSHFARSMAPPTSSVYETPQRNVINSGPNGYDAQSYIGKGTYEPSYQSSFFSADMSGMPPGPVEREPFIPKIIDVNYSEGCGDRQWSSRDFSWTRELEVNNKKVFGNPSFRPNQREIINATMKGCDVFVLMPTGGGKSLTYQLPALINPGITLVISPLVSLIQDQIMHLLQANIPAAYLSANMEWTEQQEILRELNSDYCKYKLLYVTPEKIARSDNLLRHLESLYVRELLSRIVIDEAHCVSQWGHDFRPDYQGLGVLKQKFPNTPVLALTATATASVKEDVVQALGLVNCIVFRQSFNRPNLRYSVVPKTKKCLEDIDKFIRENHFDECGIIYCLSRMDCEKAAEKLQEYGHKCAFYHGNMDPAQRSFVQKQWSKDEINIICATVAFGMGINKPDVRFVIHHSLPKSIEGYHQECGRAGRDGQPASCVLYYSYSDYIRVKHMLSVGTVEQSPMTSGYSRLNANPGRLLETNTENLLRMVGYCENDVDCRRFIQLVHFGEKFDSSTCQKTCDNCMKVTSLIEKDVTETAKQLVELVKLTGQKVSASHILEVYRGSLSQMVKKHRHETVRLHGAGKHLAKGEASRILHHLVVEDFLAEEVKKSDFYGSVSSVLKVNEQKVRNVLFGGQRIILRFPSSVKASKPLKCDLTPARGSLTSTKLNLPIDIPDEPQTEVDLNLSAKLYTALRMLRTALCREAGEGVYAHHIFGNATLQQISKKIPRTKEELLDINGIGKIKVNNYGDRLLETIENTIHEYYNTDKNSSGGKGSTDSAKRRRAANRDPDSNAEDDEVLIQSTGPSKKRTVKRQIRKVVISDSEEEEDYFHGCLDEDLDCVNIENVVIDKVTVTNPAGRVLPQWTSS, encoded by the exons ATGCGACG GGTTTCCTCAACTTTTCCCTCTTCTCCATTCTTCAAATCGCTCAAATCGCCAATCGAATGCGTCGTTGTTGTTCGTATTCAAATCATGCAACAAAG TAATTCACGCAACGGTGTTCAGATTCCTCAGCTCAATTGGTTGCAGCACGCCAATGCTCACCGCAATTTCTCTTCCCAGGCCAAGTTTTTGACCTCCAATTTCCTCTTTTCTCTCCCAACTAACAAACCAGTCGACGGTTCCGGTAATAGCAG GTTTATACTCCGACAAAGTCAAAATATTCCGAGTTCACAAAGAACACAGGCTGATAAG GCCTGGCTTGCGCTTCCAAGCCTACAGATATCTAGCAAGAATTATGTCCAACCCGGAAAACATGTTAAAGTTACTTCTCAGTTTCACAATGACAGGACAACAACTTCCTTACAAGGAAACTATGAGAATGACAAGATTAACCGTTCTAATGTTACAACTACTCCAACTGTCATTAATCATACTGCTCGGGTTGTAGATAGTTCGGTGAACAATCACGCAAAGTACACAAGCCAACCCAAAGAGTCTACAAAATTTGTAGCTGATAATAttaatattgatgatgatgacataCTCGAG AgcattgatgttgaccaaattGTTGAGAAATACCAGTCCTCATGCACTCCTCAACCCCCGATGTCCAAGTTTCCTTCTATTGTACCAACTCCAGATAAGGATAACTTTGCCAGACAGGGAGATACTTTTATGCCACCCGAGCTGTGCTTGGATTGCATCCACGGACACAAG TTAGGATTATGCCCAGAAGCAGCAAGTCATTTGCAGGAATTTAAGGATAATCTTATTGCAATCTCTAATGAACTGCTTGACAATGTTGAAAATCTCAGTTCTGTGCAGATAGAAAAGCTTCGCCAAGACAG GTCACAGCTGAATAAGCAAATTCAACAGCTTGAAAAATATATTCATTCCAGTAATCTTGAAGAAGAAAGACAAAAGTCACATTTTGCTAGATCCATGGCACCACCTACATCTTCTGTGTATGAAACACCCCAGCGAAATGTCATCAACAGTGGACCAAATGGATATGATGCCCAGTCTTATATAGGGAAAGGGACATATGAGCCATCGTACCAGTCTTCGTTCTTTTCTGCAGACATGTCTGGCATGCCGCCAGGTCCAGTAGAGAGAGAGCCATTCATCCCAAAGATTATTGATGTTAATTATAGTGAAGGCTGTGGAGATAGACAGTGGAGCAGTCGTGATTTTTCTTGGACTAGAGAATTAGAG GTTAATAATAAAAAAGTATTTGGAAATCCCTCATTTCGCCCAAATCAAAGAGAGATTATTAATGCCACGATGAAGGGATgtgatgtttttgttttgatgcCCACCGGTGGAGGAAAAAGTCTCACCTATCAG CTACCAGCTCTTATTAATCCAGGCATAACATTAGTAATTTCTCCCCTTGTGTCCCTTATTCAAGATCAAATAATGCACCTATTGCAG GCAAACATACCTGCTGCTTATTTAAGTGCCAACATGGAATGGACTGAACAACAAGAGATTCTTAGAGAACTTAATTCTGATTATTGTAAATATAAGTTGTTATATGTGACACCCGAAAAGATTGCCAG AAGTGATAATCTTCTGCGACACTTAGAGAGTTTATATGTTCGTGAGTTGCTTTCAAGGATTGTAATTGATGAGGCTCACTGTGTGAGTCAATGGGGGCATGATTTTAGACCAGATTATCAG GGACTTGGTGTATTGAAACAAAAATTCCCAAATACTCCTGTTTTAGCTTTAACAGCTACAGCAACAGCTAGTGTAAAAGAAGATGTTGTGCAAGCACTCGGTCTTGTTAACTGCATTGTTTTTCGGCAAAGTTTTAATCGCCCAAATTTACG GTATTCTGTTGTTCCCAAGACCAAAAAGTGTTTGGAGGATATTGACAAATTTATTAGGGAAAATCATTTTGATGAATGCGGCATCATCTATTGTCTTTCACGAATGGACTGTGAAAAGGCTGCTGAAAAATTACAG GAATATGGGCATAAATGTGCATTTTATCATGGGAATATGGATCCTGCTCAACGTTCTTTTGTTCAAAAACAATGGAGCAAAGATGAAATCAATATTATTTGCGCTACTGTTGCATTTGGAATGG GGATTAATAAACCTGATGTCCGCTTTGTAATCCATCACTCCCTCCCAAAATCTATTGAAGGTTATCATCAG GAATGTGGACGAGCTGGTAGAGATGGTCAGCCTGCTTCCTGTGTATTATATTATAGCTACAGTGACTAT ATTCGAGTTAAGCATATGTTAAGCGTAGGTACGGTGGAGCAAAGTCCCATGACATCTGGATACAGTCGTTTAAATGCGAATCCAGGAAGGTTACTGGAGACAAACACCGAAAACCTTTTGCGCATG GTCGGTTATTGTGAAAATGATGTTGATTGTCGGCGCTTTATTCAGCTCGTTCATTTTGGGGAGAAGTTTGATTCTTCAACCTGTCAGAAAACATGTGATAATTGCATGAAGGTCACAAGTCTCATTGAGAAGGATGTTACCGAAACGGCAAAGCAATTG GTTGAACTCGTTAAGCTAACGGGACAGAAGGTCTCGGCATCTCATATATTAGAGGTTTATCGTGGTTCCTTAAGCCAGATG GTCAAGAAACACCGACACGAGACTGTGCGCCTTCATGGTGCCGGGAAGCATCTAGCCAAGGGTGAGGCTTCCCGTATATTGCATCATCTTGTTGTTGAGGATTTTCTTGCGGAGGAGGTAAAGAAAAGTGATTTTTATGGATCAGTATCATCAGTATTGAAG GTAAATGAGCAGAAGGTCCGTAATGTATTGTTTGGCGGGCAAAGAATTATATTGAG attCCCGTCTTCTGTGAAAGCATCAAAGCCCTTGAAATGTGATTTAACTCCAGCCAGAGGTTCTCTGACATCTACGAAGCTGAATCTTCCCATTGATATCCCTGACGAACCTCAAACTGAAGTAGACTTG AATCTATCAGCTAAGTTGTACACTGCTCTGCGGATGTTGCGGACAGCTCTCTGTAGAGAAGCTGGAGAGGGTGTTTATGCTCACCACATATTTGG CAATGCTACGTTGCAGCAGATAAGCAAGAAAATACCGAGAACAAAGGAAGAACTTCTTGATATCAATGGCATTGGCAA GATTAAAGTAAACAATTATGGGGATCGGTTACTTGAAACCATTGAGAATACCATACACGAATACTACAATACAGATAAAAACAGCAGTGGCGGCAAAGGCAGCACTGATTCGGCCAAAAGAAGACGAGCGGCAAATAGAGACCCAGATTCAAATGCTGAGGATGACGAGGTCTTAATCCAAAGTACTGGTCCCTCCAAGAAAAGGACGGTAAAGAGACAAATCAGAAAGGTTGTAATATCCGATTCAGAAGAAGAGGAGGATTATTTCCACGGGTGCCTTGATGAGGACCTAGACTGTGTCAACATTGAAAACGTCGTAATAGATAAAGTAACTGTTACAAATCCTGCAGGAAGAGTACTACCTCAATGGACATCATCTTGA